AAACTTCGATTGAATAAAACAACCCACACTGTTAAAGTTTTTAAACTAATAAAAAGAATCTAAATGTTATTTAAAAAAACGAAAGTTTGAAGTAATCAAGGAGGGAATTTGAAAGATAGTTATATGTGTTTGTCCTAATTTTGCTAAGCTATTGTAATCAATTACTCCAAACTATGTATAATGATTAGACAATCAAAGTATAAATACTTTTTTATAAAAAAGTATTACTTTATTTAATATAAAATATAAAAATAGTAATACAACAAGTAAAATAAAAAATTAAACTCTATAATTATCATCAATAAATGAATCAAATCTTAAATAAGCTTCATCAATAGCTATATCAAGTGATTTTTCGGTTATATTAGAAAGTTTATCTGGAAGAACTCCTAAATCAACATCAACATCTAATTGATCATTTTCATAAATAAGAGTAATATCTAAATCTAAATCCTCTAATTCTTTAGTTGAAATAACCTTAGAAACTTCTTTTTCTAAAATCAAACCAAATTCATTAGAAATAATAGATAAGTCTTCATCAGACAATTTTTTAAGTTTAGACATGATAATCTATAA
The DNA window shown above is from Methanobrevibacter oralis and carries:
- a CDS encoding DUF3194 domain-containing protein, giving the protein MSKLKKLSDEDLSIISNEFGLILEKEVSKVISTKELEDLDLDITLIYENDQLDVDVDLGVLPDKLSNITEKSLDIAIDEAYLRFDSFIDDNYRV